A genomic region of Paludisphaera rhizosphaerae contains the following coding sequences:
- a CDS encoding DUF1559 family PulG-like putative transporter, translated as MTIGVARRPRRGVSLADVVVVLFLVGVVFLFIIMGMTRARESARLTICQRNLAQIGQALTYYDGAFRGLPTVSLPVAANEPMDKAPPGPLKTMLAALGVADFIGINVEMKNLPELHAPTPEGSVPVAGFFCPNDVEALARRFSSPVSYRASVGSDLGGTDGAFAVGRGATLKEVERRDGLSFTAAFAERLLGDGGRERSRQNYVVVDHVGSGESASGAAGSWRGDAGSTWIPADFRYTLYTHAQRPWANVSQVATDGRTSDMSASSSHVAGLNLLMLDGSARVVTPSIAPEVWRAYGSIGPEPTAPEN; from the coding sequence GTGACCATTGGCGTCGCGCGTCGACCCCGCCGGGGCGTTTCGCTGGCCGACGTCGTCGTCGTCCTCTTCCTGGTCGGGGTCGTGTTCCTGTTCATCATCATGGGGATGACGCGCGCCCGCGAATCCGCCCGGCTGACGATCTGCCAGCGCAACCTGGCCCAGATCGGCCAGGCGCTGACCTATTACGACGGCGCCTTTCGCGGTCTGCCCACAGTGTCCTTACCCGTCGCTGCGAATGAGCCGATGGATAAGGCCCCGCCAGGACCGTTGAAGACGATGCTCGCCGCTCTGGGCGTCGCCGACTTCATCGGCATCAACGTCGAAATGAAGAACCTGCCGGAACTTCATGCGCCGACGCCGGAGGGGAGCGTCCCCGTCGCGGGGTTCTTCTGTCCCAACGACGTCGAGGCCCTGGCCAGGCGTTTCTCGTCGCCGGTCAGCTATCGAGCGTCCGTCGGTTCCGACCTGGGCGGGACGGACGGCGCGTTCGCTGTGGGTCGCGGCGCGACCTTGAAGGAGGTTGAGCGCCGGGACGGCCTGAGCTTCACCGCCGCGTTCGCGGAACGCCTCCTCGGCGACGGAGGCCGCGAACGCTCGCGACAGAACTACGTCGTCGTCGATCATGTCGGTTCTGGCGAGAGTGCCAGCGGGGCGGCTGGCTCCTGGCGAGGCGACGCGGGATCGACCTGGATCCCCGCCGATTTCCGATACACGCTCTATACCCACGCCCAGCGTCCCTGGGCCAACGTTTCTCAGGTCGCGACCGACGGCCGCACCTCGGACATGTCGGCTTCCAGCTCTCACGTCGCCGGGCTGAACCTGCTGATGCTGGACGGCTCGGCTCGCGTCGTCACGCCTTCGATCGCCCCCGAGGTCTGGCGAGCTTACGGCTCGATCGGCCCCGAACCCACTGCACCAGAGAATTGA
- a CDS encoding HAD family hydrolase, whose product MRLPIVMFDFGNVLGFFDYGLIYARFGARLGLSASAFHELVESKGMSALLAEFEAGDLTPEDFAAKVQREVGLDLSYEDFVSDWQDIFELNEPIARLVVELKAKGYTLLLGSNTNAIHAAFYRRRFRETLDHFDHFVLSHEVRAMKPSRAFFDACTAVVGVPAASCVFIDDVAENIEGARAAGLQGVVYKDPAGLKRDLQALGVETSSDSPSN is encoded by the coding sequence ATGCGCCTGCCGATTGTGATGTTCGACTTTGGCAACGTCCTGGGGTTTTTCGACTACGGCCTGATCTACGCGAGATTCGGCGCTCGGCTGGGTCTCTCGGCCTCGGCGTTTCACGAGCTGGTGGAATCGAAGGGGATGAGTGCGCTCCTGGCCGAGTTCGAGGCCGGGGATCTCACGCCCGAGGACTTCGCCGCCAAGGTTCAGCGTGAGGTGGGGCTTGACCTCTCTTATGAGGACTTCGTCTCGGACTGGCAGGACATCTTCGAACTGAACGAGCCCATCGCCCGGCTGGTCGTCGAGTTGAAGGCGAAGGGTTACACGCTCCTGCTGGGGTCGAACACGAACGCGATCCATGCGGCGTTTTACCGTCGGCGGTTCCGCGAGACGCTCGACCACTTCGACCACTTCGTGCTCTCGCACGAGGTCCGCGCCATGAAGCCGTCGCGAGCGTTTTTCGACGCCTGCACGGCGGTCGTCGGGGTTCCGGCGGCCTCGTGCGTCTTCATCGACGACGTCGCGGAGAACATCGAGGGCGCCCGCGCGGCAGGGCTGCAGGGCGTCGTTTACAAGGATCCCGCGGGCCTGAAGCGGGACCTTCAAGCCCTCGGCGTGGAGACGTCGTCCGACAGCCCCTCGAACTGA